Proteins encoded together in one Prosthecobacter debontii window:
- a CDS encoding LysR family transcriptional regulator — protein sequence MNPADLNYHHLRLFWEVARAGSLRAAATKLHLSQPTISTQIKALEQTFAQSLFDRTGRRLKLTAAGRLVMERSDEIFSLGAELLQSLQSHSEARTLRLNIGITDSLPKLVAWRLMNPMVQAFPNLQLSCSEGHSQELLGDLASGRLDVILSDEAASSSHAVRAYSRLLGHPQVHFCAVPALAKKFHRHFPSSLHEAPMLLPSGRTAWRHELDRWFEATQLHPHLVAEFDDAALMKTAAADGLGITPVTATLLQEAAERYGLQAIGQPVDCGFPCYLITLDRNLAHPALPIMTTEAKKLFK from the coding sequence GTGAATCCTGCGGATCTCAATTATCACCACTTGCGGCTTTTCTGGGAGGTCGCACGGGCAGGCAGCTTGCGGGCGGCTGCCACCAAGCTGCATTTGTCGCAGCCCACCATCAGTACCCAAATCAAGGCTCTGGAGCAAACCTTCGCCCAGTCACTCTTTGATCGAACTGGCCGCAGGCTGAAACTGACTGCGGCAGGCCGCCTCGTCATGGAACGCTCTGACGAAATCTTTTCCTTGGGAGCCGAGTTACTCCAGTCTCTCCAGAGTCACAGCGAGGCACGAACCCTGCGGCTAAACATCGGGATTACCGATTCCCTTCCCAAGCTAGTGGCTTGGCGGTTGATGAACCCGATGGTCCAGGCTTTCCCCAATCTACAGCTTTCTTGTTCAGAGGGACATTCTCAGGAACTCCTTGGAGATCTAGCTTCAGGGAGGCTAGACGTTATTTTATCTGACGAAGCAGCTTCCAGTTCTCATGCGGTCAGAGCTTACAGCCGTCTCTTGGGGCATCCTCAGGTGCATTTCTGCGCAGTTCCTGCATTGGCTAAAAAGTTTCACCGCCACTTTCCGTCATCCTTGCATGAGGCCCCTATGCTTCTCCCTTCGGGGCGCACCGCTTGGCGGCATGAACTTGACCGCTGGTTTGAAGCCACTCAACTTCATCCCCACCTCGTCGCCGAATTCGATGACGCCGCTTTAATGAAAACCGCCGCCGCAGATGGTCTCGGCATTACCCCAGTGACGGCGACTCTATTGCAGGAGGCCGCTGAGCGGTATGGCCTGCAAGCCATCGGGCAACCCGTGGATTGCGGATTCCCCTGCTATCTCATCACCTTGGACCGCAATCTCGCTCATCCTGCACTGCCCATCATGACCACCGAAGCGAAGAAGCTGTTCAAGTAA
- a CDS encoding HlyD family secretion protein has product MNRFTRSSIRPLPALSLAGSVKLTRLFSRLLLTGFFVLLVGLLFLPWRQFTSGMGRVIAFDPLDRRINIEAQVSGRVKHLHVVEGQRVKKGDLIAEIQDNDPNLLGNLKAQREAIQSRREFAESRVESLISQITQQELAKSQAIDAAEQRVMAAKIASETAILNYERTKNLFEKKLESQRNFELATLQRDSALAELKSAQATFKRTSNEYDATIAATHASKGTALGEVATADRDLSSIDIQINQNLRQVVEAPRDGIVLQVSVTDGTYLRPGSLICVIIPETDSRYVEVWVNGNDMPLIQTRKTENGVVTPGSQVRIAFEGWPAVQMIGWPQLAIGTFNGEVVFVDATDNGLGKFRVVIGPSVDEVDRGDGKGKVKVGWPDKDRWLRQGARANAWVLLNEVPLWFELWRQINGFPPLQPNQGEKIDPTLK; this is encoded by the coding sequence ATGAACCGCTTCACCCGTTCTTCCATTCGGCCCTTGCCTGCTCTGAGCCTTGCTGGGTCTGTTAAGCTGACGCGTCTCTTCAGCCGCCTGCTGCTGACAGGATTCTTTGTGCTCTTAGTCGGACTCTTGTTCCTCCCTTGGCGTCAGTTTACCTCAGGCATGGGGCGCGTCATCGCGTTCGATCCCTTGGATCGCCGTATCAACATCGAAGCCCAGGTTTCAGGCCGCGTGAAACATCTGCATGTGGTCGAGGGGCAGCGTGTGAAAAAAGGCGATCTGATCGCCGAGATTCAAGACAACGATCCCAATTTGTTAGGCAATCTGAAGGCCCAACGTGAAGCCATTCAAAGTCGGCGTGAGTTTGCTGAAAGCAGAGTCGAGTCATTGATATCTCAAATCACCCAACAAGAGTTGGCCAAGTCTCAAGCGATTGATGCCGCCGAACAGCGGGTGATGGCTGCCAAAATCGCTTCCGAAACGGCGATATTGAATTACGAGCGAACCAAAAACCTGTTCGAAAAGAAGCTGGAGTCACAGCGCAATTTTGAACTGGCAACGCTCCAGCGTGATTCTGCCTTGGCAGAACTGAAGTCAGCACAGGCGACATTTAAACGCACGAGCAATGAGTATGATGCCACCATCGCTGCTACCCATGCTTCGAAGGGAACCGCACTCGGTGAGGTAGCCACCGCAGACCGCGACCTCTCTTCCATCGACATCCAGATCAACCAAAACCTTCGACAGGTGGTGGAAGCTCCGCGCGATGGCATCGTCTTACAGGTCTCCGTCACCGACGGCACCTATCTACGTCCCGGATCACTCATTTGCGTGATCATTCCTGAAACTGATAGCCGTTATGTCGAGGTCTGGGTAAACGGTAATGACATGCCTCTCATTCAAACGCGTAAAACAGAAAACGGTGTGGTGACCCCTGGCAGTCAGGTGCGCATCGCGTTTGAAGGCTGGCCCGCCGTGCAAATGATCGGCTGGCCTCAACTTGCCATTGGCACCTTCAATGGAGAGGTCGTCTTTGTGGATGCGACGGATAATGGCTTGGGCAAATTCCGGGTGGTCATTGGCCCCAGTGTCGATGAAGTGGATCGCGGAGATGGGAAGGGAAAGGTCAAGGTCGGCTGGCCGGACAAGGACCGCTGGTTGCGGCAGGGGGCACGAGCCAATGCCTGGGTTCTGCTCAATGAAGTGCCGTTGTGGTTCGAGCTGTGGCGTCAAATCAATGGCTTCCCGCCTCTTCAGCCGAA
- a CDS encoding peptidase domain-containing ABC transporter, with product MSATPFAISIPLLARLAAITGCEFDPQRADTAVRNAMRVDTEPLALLARAAAEVHMQVSPARMPLAELLWHANHEAPVVLWSEPENRWFIITFTGWFSLRVADQEHLFQHSTLSRAELVRKLGLKTANDTVEGGIVHAERLAQGMSARKLMGQSDHGKGHGIGHDHHHPEISPAKRFLRLLKAERQDIFTLLVFSFFSGILYLAAPLAVDTVVSSLAFGGQSQPYIQALAFVVLALFAALSLQAIVSGFQYYVSDIIQRRIFVRTASDLSYRLPRVKAEALDEVHAPELVNRFLDVVTAQKSTALLLLDGVNLVFGSLIGMVLLALYHPLMLAFVVVLLVLIAVSMWLLGKGAVSTSIAESRVKYDVVNWFEEIAAFPFVFKGPGGYQMAYERANQLATQYLQCRSKHFRVVMRQIIALLALSVFAAAILLILGGWLVISQQMTLGQLVASELIMASIVVAMAKMGKKLEAWYDAMAAMDKLGHIFDLETEREDGEQPAPRKEGVEVTASSLSFGYHEPLFQDLSFTVKPGTHAVIVGPHGSGTSSMLDLLFGLRRPTEGHVSIDGLDLRSWYLEALRESVMLLRRDEIVDGTVIENLRLGSMHVGLDEIRAALEKVGLLSVLLRRPEGLNLRLKIGGAPLSSNQRTRLLLARALVQQPRLLLIDELFDSLDKESFNSLTKAILDPDLPWTVILATRDRDVTAQCQQVIELRPNHPRDDTGRLSTHSAS from the coding sequence ATGTCCGCCACCCCCTTTGCCATTTCCATTCCGCTGCTGGCTAGGCTCGCTGCGATCACGGGTTGTGAATTTGATCCCCAACGTGCGGATACGGCTGTTAGAAACGCCATGAGGGTCGATACAGAGCCACTTGCCCTTCTAGCAAGGGCTGCTGCGGAGGTTCACATGCAGGTTTCACCTGCGCGGATGCCCTTGGCGGAACTGTTGTGGCATGCCAATCACGAGGCACCAGTGGTGTTATGGTCTGAACCAGAAAATCGCTGGTTCATCATCACATTTACGGGATGGTTCAGTCTGCGTGTGGCGGATCAAGAACATCTCTTCCAGCACAGCACGCTATCGAGAGCGGAATTAGTGAGGAAGCTGGGGTTAAAGACGGCCAATGATACCGTAGAGGGAGGCATCGTTCACGCAGAACGACTGGCCCAGGGGATGAGTGCCCGTAAACTGATGGGGCAGTCGGACCATGGTAAAGGCCACGGCATTGGGCACGATCATCACCATCCTGAGATCTCGCCTGCAAAGCGTTTTTTGAGACTGCTGAAAGCGGAGCGGCAAGACATCTTCACCCTTTTGGTCTTTTCGTTCTTCTCGGGCATCCTGTATCTGGCTGCACCGCTGGCTGTCGATACGGTGGTCAGTAGCTTAGCTTTCGGCGGACAATCTCAGCCTTACATCCAAGCGCTGGCTTTTGTCGTTTTAGCACTGTTCGCAGCTCTGTCACTACAGGCGATCGTGAGCGGCTTTCAGTATTATGTGTCGGACATCATTCAGCGTCGTATTTTCGTCCGCACGGCTTCGGATCTGTCTTACCGCCTCCCACGAGTCAAAGCGGAGGCCTTGGATGAAGTGCATGCGCCTGAATTGGTGAACCGATTCCTCGATGTGGTCACGGCTCAGAAAAGCACGGCCCTCTTGTTGCTGGATGGGGTGAACCTCGTATTTGGAAGCCTGATCGGGATGGTCTTGCTGGCCTTGTATCATCCGCTGATGCTGGCTTTCGTCGTGGTGCTGCTGGTATTGATTGCCGTCAGCATGTGGCTTCTTGGAAAGGGCGCGGTCAGCACAAGCATTGCGGAGTCTCGTGTGAAGTATGATGTGGTGAACTGGTTTGAGGAGATTGCAGCCTTTCCGTTCGTCTTTAAAGGCCCGGGTGGCTATCAGATGGCCTATGAGCGTGCCAATCAGCTCGCGACTCAATACTTGCAGTGCCGCTCCAAACATTTCCGAGTGGTCATGCGTCAGATCATTGCGTTGCTGGCTCTCTCGGTCTTCGCTGCGGCCATTCTTCTGATTCTCGGGGGCTGGCTGGTCATCAGTCAGCAGATGACTCTAGGTCAGCTTGTAGCGAGTGAGCTCATCATGGCCTCGATCGTCGTAGCCATGGCGAAGATGGGAAAAAAGCTGGAAGCTTGGTATGATGCCATGGCAGCGATGGACAAGCTGGGGCACATTTTCGATCTCGAAACGGAACGGGAAGATGGTGAACAACCGGCTCCGCGAAAAGAGGGGGTAGAGGTAACCGCGAGTTCGCTCTCGTTTGGTTACCATGAACCTTTGTTTCAAGATTTGTCTTTCACGGTGAAGCCAGGCACTCACGCGGTCATCGTGGGGCCCCATGGTTCAGGCACCAGCTCCATGTTGGATCTTTTGTTCGGACTGCGGCGTCCGACGGAGGGGCACGTCAGTATCGACGGGCTCGATCTCAGGAGCTGGTATCTGGAGGCGCTTCGTGAAAGTGTGATGCTACTCCGTCGTGATGAGATCGTGGATGGCACAGTCATTGAGAACCTACGTCTAGGAAGTATGCACGTGGGTTTGGACGAGATTCGTGCGGCTTTGGAGAAGGTCGGTTTGCTCAGTGTTCTCTTGCGACGCCCCGAGGGGCTTAACCTGCGGTTAAAGATCGGCGGGGCTCCTCTCAGCAGCAATCAACGCACTCGCCTCCTTCTAGCTCGCGCTTTAGTGCAGCAGCCACGCCTTCTATTGATTGATGAGCTCTTCGATAGCTTGGACAAGGAGTCCTTTAATTCTCTCACGAAAGCGATTCTCGATCCAGACCTGCCTTGGACTGTGATTTTGGCCACCCGGGACCGTGATGTCACCGCGCAGTGTCAGCAAGTGATCGAGCTACGCCCTAACCATCCAAGAGATGATACGGGTCGGCTCTCTACCCATTCAGCTTCGTAA